In one window of Chanodichthys erythropterus isolate Z2021 chromosome 23, ASM2448905v1, whole genome shotgun sequence DNA:
- the LOC137013750 gene encoding myosin-6-like, producing the protein MADSKMAVTQWSPGFVKDLLPAAEKTALLYQLSYLCLANFPNLERIIRSRAVENQLLFGSSDATMLKCNLTSENLDQSLFPMLVKAVEKNKAILAVKFLEKARVWIQDIITDVEKIVEKYDLHNKDVASSTSDVVKEKDDTYKNITEQDQELKQDESALNELKSVYQKTIDELAETEKKINSKSQEIQEFARSITQTSKSLGIFAALVPFIGPLVKSIYDAVHDPENVAHKKALEAELNRLIADKTALKQKEWQTQLQLIDGQMKAGQASFDRNSIPDPIHLKEVQSSLTKIQAILIQLKHFWLRVSVMLDSLEKKTFVGEDLIDDLADLKDEFLESIETAKEAWSSFGAGCKKEFVIFKLQTKDAYKFLEVSPSSLSKEQWEKEYDSVKKRLENIDPPKRASALLVQSPGEQKMPARRFSELLEVMERASSRLQLPWERVRREPARSRLICLRILIREAKTRSAAFRSCIPLRSSSGPRQPGDPGPSRAEAQRQAQRESVAARAPPPPRNKSQRRRDARRKNQDLREVIEERCQQRR; encoded by the exons ATGGCTGATAGCAAAA tgGCTGTGACCCAATGGAGCCCAGGGTTTGTAAAAGATCTTCTCCCTGCTGCCGAGAAGACAGCCCTTCTCTACCAGCTCTCTTACCTGTGCCTGGCCAACTTCCCCAACCTGGAGAGAATCATCCGGAGTCGGGCTGTGGAAAACCAGCTTCTGTTTGGCTCCTCTGATGCAACGATGTTGAAA TGTAATTTGACCAGTGAAAATCTGGATCAGTCGCTGTTTCCCATGTTGGTGAAAGCTGTGGAGAAAAATAAGGCTATTTTGGCAGTTAAATTCCTAGAGAAAGCACGAGTCTGGATCCAAGACATTATCACTGATGTGGAGAAGATAGTGGAGAA GTATGATTTACACAACAAAGATGTAGCATCGTCCACCAGTGATGTTGTCAAGGAAAAAGAtgatacatataaaaatattacagaaCAAGACCAGGAGTTGAAGCAGGATGAAAGTGCACTGAATGAACTGAAATCTGTATACCAAAAAACAATAGACGAGCTTGCTGAAACTGAGAAAAAGATAAACAGCAAAAGCCAAGAGATTCAAGAATTTGCCAGATCCATAACCCAAACAAGTAAAAGCCTTGGCATCTTCGCTGCACTCGTTCCATTCATCGGGCCACTTGTTAAAAGCATTTATGATGCTGTTCATGATCCTGAAAATGTTGCACATAAGAAGGCTCTTGAAGCTGAATTGAATCGCCTCATCGCTGATAAAACTGCTCTGAAACAAAAGGAGTGGCAGACGCAACTCCAGCTCATTGATGGGCAGATGAAGGCTGGCCAAGCCAGTTTTGACCGGA ATTCCATACCCGACCCCATCCATCTAAAAGAAGTTCAGAGTAGCTTGACAAAAATTCAGGCCATTCTGATTCAGCTTAAACACTTCTGGCTGCGTGTTTCTGTAATGCTGGACTCCCTGGAAAAAAAGACCTTTGTTGGAGAAGATCTTATTGACGACCTTGCTGACCTAAAAGATGAATTTCTAGAATCAATCGAAACAGCCAAAGAG GCTTGGAGCAGTTTTGGTGCAGGCTGTAAGAAAGAATTTGTCATCTTTAAGCTCCAAACCAAAGATGCCTACAAGTTTCTGGAGGTCAGTCCTTCCTCTCTCTCTAAGGAGCAGTGGGAAAAAGAGTATGACAGTGTAAAGAAAAGACTGGAGAATATAGATCCACCAAAAA GAGCGAGTGCTCTCTTGGTCCAAAGCCCCGGAGAACAGAAGATGCCTGCGCGGCGTTTTTCGGAGTTGCTGGAGGTTATGGAACGTGCTTCGAGCAGACTGCAGTTGCCCTGGGAGCGCGTGAGGAGGGAACCCGCTCGCAGCAG GCTGATCTGCTTACGGATCTTGATCAGGGAGGCGAAGACGCGCTCCGCGGCGTTTAGATCTTGCATCCCGCTCAGATCGAGCTCTGGGCCCAGACAGCCGGGAGATCCCGGGCCGTCTCGAGCCGAGGCTCAGAGGCAGGCCCAGAGGGAAAGTGTCGCCGCTCGTGCGCCTCCTCCTCCTCGGAATAAGTCGCAGAGACGGCGAGATGCTAGAAGGAAGAATCAAGATTTGAGGGAGGTGATCGAGGAGCGGTGCCAGCAGCGCCGGTAA